In one window of Micromonospora cathayae DNA:
- the rplM gene encoding 50S ribosomal protein L13 has protein sequence MRTYSPKPGEIERQWHVIDASDVVLGRLATHAATLLRGKHKPTFAPHVDTGDFVVIVNAGKVALTGNKRQQKIAYRHSGYPGGLKQVGYEELLTKRPERAIELAVKGMLPHNKLGRQLIKKLKVYAGAEHPHAAQQPVPFEIKQIAQ, from the coding sequence GTGCGTACGTACAGCCCGAAGCCGGGTGAGATCGAGCGTCAGTGGCACGTCATCGACGCCTCTGATGTCGTGCTGGGCCGCCTGGCCACCCACGCCGCCACGTTGCTGCGTGGTAAGCACAAGCCGACTTTCGCGCCGCACGTCGACACGGGCGACTTCGTCGTCATCGTGAACGCGGGCAAGGTCGCGCTGACCGGTAACAAGCGGCAGCAGAAGATCGCCTACCGCCACTCCGGCTACCCCGGTGGTCTGAAGCAGGTCGGTTACGAGGAGCTGCTGACCAAGCGCCCGGAGCGCGCCATCGAGCTGGCCGTCAAGGGCATGCTCCCGCACAACAAGCTGGGCCGTCAGCTCATCAAGAAGCTGAAGGTCTACGCCGGTGCCGAGCACCCGCACGCCGCGCAGCAGCCGGTGCCGTTCGAGATCAAGCAGATCGCGCAGTGA
- a CDS encoding MFS transporter yields the protein MAPAADPDSGPPRGRRHRLDDWRPEDPEFWRTTGAPIARRNLWVSIFAEHVGFSVWSLWSVTVLFLGPEYGIDPAGKFLLTAVPAALGAVLRLPYTLAVARFGGRNWTIVSALLLLVPAVPMAVLLEPGVSYPTLMVLACLTGVGGGNFASSMANINLFFPERLKGRALGLNAGGGNLGVPAVQLVGLAVLATAGAAYPRLVPAVYLPLIVVAALAAARWLDNVPAARNEPGALREAARDPHTWVMSLLYIGTFGSFIGFGFAFGQVLQIEFADRFATPVDAAWLTFLGPLVGSLIRPVGGQLADRYGGARVTFWNFAAMAGGAALVLYAAGQRSLPLYLTGFLALFVTSGIGNGSTYKMIPAIFRARVAGEVAQGRLDPADAERRARRLTGALIGIAGAVGASGGVLVNVAFRQSFLTWQSADAAYLAFIGCYALCLVVTWVVYRRPGSRLTGV from the coding sequence ATCGCACCCGCCGCCGACCCCGACAGCGGCCCACCCCGGGGCCGCCGGCACCGGCTGGACGACTGGCGTCCCGAGGACCCCGAGTTCTGGCGTACCACCGGTGCGCCGATCGCCCGCCGCAACCTGTGGGTGTCGATCTTCGCCGAGCACGTCGGCTTCTCGGTGTGGAGCCTCTGGTCGGTGACGGTGCTCTTCCTCGGCCCCGAGTACGGCATCGACCCGGCCGGCAAGTTCCTGCTCACGGCGGTACCGGCCGCGCTGGGCGCGGTGCTGCGGCTGCCGTACACCCTGGCGGTGGCCCGGTTCGGCGGCCGGAACTGGACCATCGTCAGCGCGCTGCTGCTGCTCGTGCCGGCGGTACCGATGGCGGTGCTGCTGGAACCCGGGGTGTCGTACCCGACGCTGATGGTGCTGGCCTGCCTGACCGGCGTCGGTGGCGGCAACTTCGCCTCCTCGATGGCGAACATCAACCTGTTCTTCCCGGAACGGCTCAAGGGCCGGGCGCTCGGTCTCAACGCCGGCGGCGGCAACCTCGGCGTGCCGGCGGTGCAGCTGGTCGGGCTGGCGGTGCTGGCGACGGCGGGGGCCGCGTACCCCCGGCTGGTGCCGGCGGTGTACCTGCCGCTGATCGTGGTGGCGGCGCTGGCCGCGGCCCGCTGGCTGGACAACGTCCCGGCGGCCCGCAACGAACCCGGCGCGCTGCGCGAGGCCGCCCGGGACCCGCACACCTGGGTGATGTCGCTGCTCTACATCGGCACCTTCGGCTCGTTCATCGGGTTCGGCTTCGCGTTCGGCCAGGTGCTCCAGATCGAGTTCGCCGACCGGTTCGCCACCCCGGTCGACGCGGCCTGGCTGACCTTCCTCGGCCCGCTGGTCGGCTCGCTGATCCGGCCGGTCGGTGGGCAGCTCGCCGACCGGTACGGGGGAGCCCGGGTGACCTTCTGGAACTTCGCCGCGATGGCCGGCGGCGCGGCGCTGGTGCTGTACGCGGCCGGGCAGCGGTCGCTGCCGCTGTACCTGACCGGCTTCCTGGCGCTCTTCGTGACCAGCGGGATCGGCAACGGCTCGACGTACAAGATGATCCCGGCGATCTTCCGGGCCCGGGTGGCGGGCGAGGTGGCGCAGGGCCGGCTCGACCCGGCCGACGCCGAGCGGCGGGCGCGTCGGCTCACCGGGGCGCTGATCGGTATCGCCGGCGCGGTGGGCGCCTCCGGCGGGGTGCTGGTGAACGTCGCCTTCCGGCAGTCCTTCCTGACCTGGCAGAGTGCGGACGCGGCGTACCTGGCGTTCATCGGTTGCTACGCGCTGTGCCTGGTGGTGACCTGGGTGGTGTACCGGCGGCCGGGCAGCCGGCTCACCGGAGTGTGA
- a CDS encoding molybdopterin oxidoreductase family protein: protein MTDGARAATSPGRTPREAATHCPYCALQCGMVLRDTGGRIEVRPRDFPTNRGGLCQKGWTAADLLDHPERLTTPLLRAPTGELRPASWAEAYHRIASRVRDIQTAYGRDAVAVFGGGGLTNEKAYALGRFARVTLGTRNIDYNGRFCMSSAAAAGLRAFGLDRGLPFPLADLGRADTLLLVGANPAETMPPLARYLTELRDRGGKLIVVDPRVTATARLADLHLQPLPGTDLAVANALLHVALTEGWVDREYVAARTEGFDAVRRIAASWWPARAERLSGVPVADLEATARALATVDNAIILTARGAEQHAKGVDTVSAFVNLALALGLPGRPGSGYGCLTGQGNGQGGREHGQKADQLPGYRKIDDPAAREHVAAVWGVRPEDLPGPGVSAYELLDSLGTPAGPKALLVFGSNPVVSAPRAARIEGRLRDLDLLVVADFLLSETAAIADVVLPTAQWAEEDGTMTNLEGRVLRRRALREPPPGVRTDLRVLADLAAVLPPAARRAARGGPAAEGGPAFGSGPASRGGTTGGTWPVVAGDPADPRLVFAELRRASAGGPADYAGVTWERIDAADGVFWPCPDEGGPDSPRMFTERFATPDGRARFQPVEHRPAAEEVCAEYPLYLTTGRVLAQYQSGTQTRRVAALRRAAPEPFVELHPELAARLDVAEGDELRVTSRRGELRAPARISAAIRPDTVFAPFHWGGAGRANSVTNDALDPVSRMPEFKVCAVRVEKVAR, encoded by the coding sequence ATGACAGACGGTGCACGAGCCGCGACCAGCCCGGGGCGGACGCCCCGCGAGGCGGCGACCCACTGCCCGTACTGCGCTCTCCAGTGCGGGATGGTCCTGCGCGACACGGGCGGTCGGATCGAGGTCCGGCCGCGCGACTTCCCGACCAACCGGGGCGGCCTGTGCCAGAAGGGCTGGACCGCCGCCGACCTGCTCGACCATCCGGAACGGCTGACCACCCCGCTGCTGCGCGCGCCGACCGGCGAACTGCGCCCGGCGTCCTGGGCCGAGGCGTACCACCGGATCGCCAGCCGGGTCCGCGACATCCAGACCGCGTACGGTCGCGACGCGGTCGCCGTCTTCGGCGGCGGCGGGCTCACCAACGAGAAGGCGTACGCGCTGGGCCGCTTCGCCCGCGTCACGCTGGGCACCCGCAACATCGACTACAACGGCCGGTTCTGCATGTCCTCGGCGGCGGCGGCCGGGCTACGCGCCTTCGGGCTGGACCGGGGCCTGCCCTTCCCGCTGGCCGACCTGGGTCGGGCCGACACTTTGCTGCTGGTCGGGGCGAACCCGGCCGAGACCATGCCGCCGCTGGCCCGCTACCTGACCGAACTGCGGGACCGGGGCGGGAAACTCATCGTCGTCGACCCCCGGGTCACCGCCACCGCCCGGCTGGCCGACCTGCACCTGCAACCGCTGCCCGGCACCGACCTGGCGGTGGCGAACGCGCTGCTGCACGTCGCGCTGACCGAGGGCTGGGTGGACCGGGAGTACGTGGCGGCCCGCACCGAGGGCTTCGACGCGGTCCGCCGGATCGCGGCGAGCTGGTGGCCGGCCCGCGCCGAGCGGCTCTCCGGGGTGCCGGTGGCCGACCTGGAGGCGACGGCACGGGCCCTGGCCACCGTCGACAACGCCATCATCCTGACCGCCCGGGGCGCGGAGCAGCACGCCAAGGGGGTCGACACGGTCAGCGCGTTCGTCAACCTGGCGCTGGCGCTGGGCCTGCCCGGCCGCCCCGGATCCGGGTACGGCTGCCTGACCGGCCAGGGCAACGGCCAGGGTGGCCGCGAGCACGGGCAGAAGGCCGACCAGCTGCCCGGGTACCGGAAGATCGACGACCCGGCGGCCCGGGAGCACGTGGCCGCCGTCTGGGGCGTACGCCCCGAGGACCTGCCCGGTCCGGGGGTGTCGGCGTACGAGCTGCTCGACTCGCTGGGTACGCCCGCCGGCCCGAAGGCGCTGCTGGTGTTCGGTTCGAACCCGGTGGTGTCGGCGCCCCGCGCCGCCCGGATCGAGGGTCGGCTGCGTGACCTGGACCTGCTGGTGGTGGCGGACTTCCTGCTGTCGGAGACGGCCGCCATCGCCGACGTGGTGCTGCCCACCGCCCAGTGGGCCGAGGAGGACGGCACGATGACCAACCTGGAGGGCCGGGTGTTGCGCCGCCGCGCGCTGCGTGAGCCGCCGCCCGGCGTCCGTACCGACCTGCGCGTCCTCGCCGACCTGGCGGCCGTGCTGCCGCCAGCGGCACGCCGGGCCGCCAGGGGCGGCCCGGCGGCGGAGGGCGGCCCGGCATTCGGATCCGGCCCGGCGTCCCGGGGCGGCACGACCGGCGGAACCTGGCCGGTCGTCGCCGGTGACCCGGCGGATCCGCGGCTGGTCTTCGCCGAGCTGCGCCGCGCCTCGGCCGGCGGGCCGGCCGACTACGCCGGGGTGACCTGGGAGCGGATCGACGCCGCCGACGGGGTGTTCTGGCCCTGCCCGGACGAGGGCGGGCCGGACAGTCCCCGGATGTTCACCGAACGGTTCGCCACCCCGGACGGCCGGGCCCGGTTCCAGCCGGTGGAGCACCGGCCGGCGGCCGAGGAGGTGTGCGCCGAGTACCCGCTGTACCTGACCACCGGCCGGGTACTGGCGCAGTACCAGTCGGGCACCCAGACCCGCCGGGTGGCGGCGCTGCGCCGGGCCGCCCCGGAGCCGTTCGTCGAGCTGCACCCGGAGCTGGCCGCCCGGCTCGACGTGGCCGAGGGTGACGAGCTGCGGGTCACCTCCCGACGGGGTGAGCTGCGCGCACCGGCCCGGATCAGTGCGGCGATCCGCCCGGACACGGTCTTCGCCCCGTTCCACTGGGGTGGCGCGGGCCGGGCCAACTCGGTCACCAACGACGCCCTCGACCCGGTCTCCCGGATGCCGGAGTTCAAGGTCTGCGCGGTCCGGGTGGAGAAGGTGGC